A single Saccopteryx bilineata isolate mSacBil1 chromosome 7, mSacBil1_pri_phased_curated, whole genome shotgun sequence DNA region contains:
- the NPM3 gene encoding nucleoplasmin-3: MAASAAAALAFLSQETRVRAGRVGGVRAPAPVTMDSFFFGCELSGHTRSFTFKVEEEDDAEHVLALTMLCLTEGAKDECNVVEVVARNHDQQEIAVPVANLKLSCQPMLSLDDFQLQPPVTFRLKSGSGPVRITGRHQIVTVNNDVSEEEESEEEGSEEEETALCPILPAKKQRGKL; encoded by the exons ATGGCCGCTAGCGCCGCCGCCGCTTTAGCGTTTTTGAGTCAGGAGACGAGAGTCCGGGCTGGCAGGGTCGGCGGGGTTCGGGCCCCGGCTCCAGTCACTATGGAcagctttttttttg GCTGTGAGCTTTCCGGTCACACCCGCTCTTTCACCTTCAAGGTGGAGGAAGAAGATGATGCGGAGCACGTGCTGGCCTTGACCATG CTCTGCCTCACGGAGGGGGCCAAAGATGAATGTAATGTGGTAGAAGTTGTGGCCCGGAATCATGACCAGCAGGAGATTGCAGTCCCTGTGGCCAACCTCAAATTGTCCTGCCAACCCATG CTCAGTTTGGATGACTTCCAGCTCCAGCCTCCTGTAACTTTCCGCCTGAAGTCAGGTTCTGGTCCTGTGCGGATTACTGGGAGGCACCAGATTG TTACTGTAAACAATGATGTTTCTGAGGAAGAAGAGAGTGAAGAAGAGGGGAGTGAGGAGGAGGAAACTGCGTTGTGCCCCATCCTGCCTGCCAAGAAACAGAGGGGCAAGCTCTAG